The following coding sequences are from one Salvia hispanica cultivar TCC Black 2014 chromosome 3, UniMelb_Shisp_WGS_1.0, whole genome shotgun sequence window:
- the LOC125212171 gene encoding 26S proteasome regulatory subunit S10B homolog B-like isoform X2: MATTENDDAARRKSAISDYRKKLLNHKELEGRVRSVRENLRAVKKEYAKTEDDLKSLQSVGQIIGEVLRPLDNERLIVKASSGPRYVVGCRSKVDKEKLTAGTRVVLDMTTLTIMRALPREVDPVVYNMLHEDPGNVSYSAVGGLSDQIRELRESIELPLMNPELFIRVGIKPPKGVLLYGPPGTGKTLLARAIASNIDANFLKVVSSAIIDKYIGESARLIREMFNYARDHQPCIIFMDEIDAIGGRRFSEGTSADREIQRTLMELLNQLDGFDQLGKVKMIMATNRPDVLDPALLRPGRLDRKIEIPLPNEQSRMEILKIHASGIAKHGEIDYEAVVKLAEGFNGADLRNICTEAGMSAIRAERDYVIHEDFMKAVRKLNEAKKLESSAHYSTDFGKE, from the exons ATGGCAACAACCGAGAACGACGACGCCGCACGCCGCAAATCGGCCATCTCAGATTACCGGAAAAAGCTTCTCAATCACAAGGAGCTCGAGGGGCGCGTTCGATCTG TAAGGGAGAATTTGAGAGCTGTAAAGAAGGAGTATGCTAAAACAGAAGATGATCTGAAGTCCCTTCAAAGTGTTGGACAGATTATAGGTGAAGTGCTGAGACCACTGGACAATGAACGCT TGATAGTCAAAGCAAGTAGTGGCCCTAGATATGTGGTAGGTTGCCGCAGCAAGGTGGACAAGGAAAAACTTACAGCAGGCACTAGGGTGGTTCTCGATATGACAACCCTCACAATAATGCGAGCTCTACCTCGTGAG GTGGATCCAGTTGTCTATAATATGCTTCATGAAGATCCAGGAAATGTTAGTTATTCTGCTGTTGGTGGTTTGTCAGATCAAATCCGAGAATTGAGAGAATCTATAGAATTACCTCTAATGAATCCTGAACTCTTCATCAGGGTTGGCATCAAACCACCGAAG GGTGTACTTCTCTATGGGCCTCCTGGAACTGGCAAGACATTGTTGGCCAGAGCTATTGCCAGTAACATAGATGCGAATTTCTTAAAG GTTGTATCAAGTGCAATTATTGACAAATATATAGGTGAAAGTGCAAGGTTGATCAGGGAAATGTTTAATTATGCTCGTGATCACCAA CCTTGCATCATATTTATGGATGAGATCGATGCCATTGGTGGTCGTCGTTTTAGTGAAGGAACAAGTGCCGATCGTGAAATTCAAAGGACTCTGATGGAGTTACTAAACCAGCTTGATGGGTTTGACCAGCTCGGAAAG GTTAAAATGATAATGGCTACAAATAGGCCTGATGTTCTGGACCCTGCACTTCTTCGTCCTGGAAGATTAGATAGGAAAATAGAAATCCCATTGCCAAATGAGCAGTCACGAATGgaaattctcaaaattcatGCTTCTGGAATAGCCAAGCATGGAGAAATTGATTATGAAGCCGTTGTCAAACTTGCTGAG GGTTTCAATGGAGCTGATCTTCGGAATATTTGTACGGAAGCTGGTATGTCAGCAATTCGTGCAGAGCGTGATTACGTCATCCATGAAGACTTCATGAAg GCTGTGAGAAAACTAAATGAAGCTAAGAAGCTAGAATCAAGCGCACATTACAGTACTGATTTTGGCAAGGAGTAG
- the LOC125212171 gene encoding 26S proteasome regulatory subunit S10B homolog B-like isoform X1, whose translation MLIAIYINESLVKKKKRRKKKREVGEKREEKKKHSNHGRERNRVDQVLSTSLIVDVLIADRTNLNKLIRENLRAVKKEYAKTEDDLKSLQSVGQIIGEVLRPLDNERLIVKASSGPRYVVGCRSKVDKEKLTAGTRVVLDMTTLTIMRALPREVDPVVYNMLHEDPGNVSYSAVGGLSDQIRELRESIELPLMNPELFIRVGIKPPKGVLLYGPPGTGKTLLARAIASNIDANFLKVVSSAIIDKYIGESARLIREMFNYARDHQPCIIFMDEIDAIGGRRFSEGTSADREIQRTLMELLNQLDGFDQLGKVKMIMATNRPDVLDPALLRPGRLDRKIEIPLPNEQSRMEILKIHASGIAKHGEIDYEAVVKLAEGFNGADLRNICTEAGMSAIRAERDYVIHEDFMKAVRKLNEAKKLESSAHYSTDFGKE comes from the exons ATGTTGATAGCGATATATATCAATGAGTCAttggttaaaaaaaaaaaaagaaggaagaaaaagaGGGAAGTGGGAGAGAAGAgggaggaaaaaaaaaaacacagcaACCATGGGAGAGAAAGGAACCGTGTGGATCAAGTTCTATCTACGTCCCTGATTGTTGATGTATTGATCGCCGATCGCACAAACCTTAATAAATTGA TAAGGGAGAATTTGAGAGCTGTAAAGAAGGAGTATGCTAAAACAGAAGATGATCTGAAGTCCCTTCAAAGTGTTGGACAGATTATAGGTGAAGTGCTGAGACCACTGGACAATGAACGCT TGATAGTCAAAGCAAGTAGTGGCCCTAGATATGTGGTAGGTTGCCGCAGCAAGGTGGACAAGGAAAAACTTACAGCAGGCACTAGGGTGGTTCTCGATATGACAACCCTCACAATAATGCGAGCTCTACCTCGTGAG GTGGATCCAGTTGTCTATAATATGCTTCATGAAGATCCAGGAAATGTTAGTTATTCTGCTGTTGGTGGTTTGTCAGATCAAATCCGAGAATTGAGAGAATCTATAGAATTACCTCTAATGAATCCTGAACTCTTCATCAGGGTTGGCATCAAACCACCGAAG GGTGTACTTCTCTATGGGCCTCCTGGAACTGGCAAGACATTGTTGGCCAGAGCTATTGCCAGTAACATAGATGCGAATTTCTTAAAG GTTGTATCAAGTGCAATTATTGACAAATATATAGGTGAAAGTGCAAGGTTGATCAGGGAAATGTTTAATTATGCTCGTGATCACCAA CCTTGCATCATATTTATGGATGAGATCGATGCCATTGGTGGTCGTCGTTTTAGTGAAGGAACAAGTGCCGATCGTGAAATTCAAAGGACTCTGATGGAGTTACTAAACCAGCTTGATGGGTTTGACCAGCTCGGAAAG GTTAAAATGATAATGGCTACAAATAGGCCTGATGTTCTGGACCCTGCACTTCTTCGTCCTGGAAGATTAGATAGGAAAATAGAAATCCCATTGCCAAATGAGCAGTCACGAATGgaaattctcaaaattcatGCTTCTGGAATAGCCAAGCATGGAGAAATTGATTATGAAGCCGTTGTCAAACTTGCTGAG GGTTTCAATGGAGCTGATCTTCGGAATATTTGTACGGAAGCTGGTATGTCAGCAATTCGTGCAGAGCGTGATTACGTCATCCATGAAGACTTCATGAAg GCTGTGAGAAAACTAAATGAAGCTAAGAAGCTAGAATCAAGCGCACATTACAGTACTGATTTTGGCAAGGAGTAG
- the LOC125212170 gene encoding probable receptor-like protein kinase At2g21480 has protein sequence MKTNQIRRNAYNFSLTHPLSRPPLSHPLPRPSPPPGGPVGVMEETPPRRPPAAVLLVLLLISLPAAVVSAPINAPANSGAFTPPDNYLFDCGSPTPTTGNRVFVGDPESAKFLAYTGTPIAAAAAQPDPTVPSPIYNTASVFESVATYTFHVARPGWHWIRLHFAPVQNNIGKDLKTAKFKVTTERLVLIQSFENPPSATWSMREFLVNVTTERFSVAFTPDSGSFAYVSAIEFTSAPDLLLGNNAAAVFPKGDYSGLANVAYQTAYRLNSGGPLITAQNDTLGRNWEPDQPYLDPKFMGSAASVKPNVITYPEGESPLIAPPMVYATATQMADANVQVPSFNITWRMKVDHSFQYFIRLHFADIVSKAVNELYFNVYLNGKPAITGLDLSTVAGGLTAAYFADFVLNSSMVTEMDPLTVQVGPMGQNVGTKNALLNGIEVFKMNNSVGSLDGEFGVNGERLSGGVNGTVAAVGFAMMFGAFIGLGAMAVKWKKRPRDWQEKNSFSSWLLPIHAGDASFLSGSKTSLGSRKSQVFSSNMGLGRYFSFAELQEATNNWESTGIIGVGGFGNVYLGTIDDGVKVAVKRGNPQSEQGINEFQTEIQILSKLRHRHLVSLIGYCDENAEMILVYEFMANGPLRDHLYGKDLPTLSWKQRLEACIGAARGLHYLHTGASQGIIHRDVKTTNILLDENLVAKMADFGLSKDAPGAEQTHVSTAVKGSFGYLDPEYFRKQQLTDKSDVYSFGVVLFEALCARPAINPALPREQVNLAEWAMQWKRKGLLEKIIDPTLVDHISPESMAKFAEAAEKCLAEYGVDRPTMGDVLWNLEYSLQMQESWLQEHGDVAATPSSPHVVVSTQEEDAPACAVVPEPAPLTAADIIPPSTIEEGRAPGEEAQAIEEHSGTAMFAQFAALNGR, from the exons atgaaaacaaaccAAATCCGCAGAAATGCTTATAATTTTTCTCTCACACATCCACTCTCCCGCCCCCCTCTCTCTCATCCTCTCCCCCGCCCCTCGCCGCCGCCAGGAGGACCAGTTGGCGTCATGGAAGAGACCCCTCCACGGCGGCCTCCCGCCGCCGTCCTCCTGGTCTTGCTCTTAATATCCCTACCAGCCGCCGTAGTCTCCGCTCCGATCAACGCCCCCGCCAACTCCGGCGCCTTCACGCCGCCGGACAACTACCTCTTCGATTGCGGCAGCCCCACCCCTACCACCGGCAACCGTGTCTTCGTCGGCGATCCCGAATCCGCTAAATTTCTAGCCTACACCGGCACACCGATTGCTGCAGCGGCGGCGCAGCCCGACCCGACCGTGCCCTCGCCGATCTACAATACTGCCAGCGTGTTCGAGAGCGTCGCGACGTACACTTTCCACGTGGCCCGACCCGGGTGGCACTGGATCCGGCTGCATTTCGCCCCGGTCCAGAACAACATCGGGAAGGATCTCAAGACCGCTAAATTCAAGGTCACGACGGAGCGCCTCGTGTTGATACAGAGCTTCGAGAACCCCCCGAGTGCCACGTGGAGCATGCGGGAGTTTCTCGTCAACGTTACGACGGAGCGATTTTCGGTTGCCTTCACGCCCGACTCGGGCAGCTTTGCTTACGTCAGCGCCATCGAGTTTACGTCCGCGCCGGATCTCTTGCTCGGCAATAACGCCGCCGCCGTTTTCCCTAAGGGTGATTATTCCGGGTTGGCGAACGTGGCTTATCAGACGGCTTACCGTCTTAACTCTGGCGGCCCGTTGATCACGGCGCAAAATGATACCCTAGGGCGGAATTGGGAGCCCGATCAGCCATACCTCGATCCCAAATTCATGGGATCGGCTGCTTCCGTTAAACCTAACGTGATTACCTACCCCGAGGGCGAGTCGCCACTCATCGCGCCACCAATGGTTTATGCCACCGCCACCCAAATGGCGGACGCCAACGTTCAG GTTCCCAGTTTCAACATTACATGGAGAATGAAGGTCGACCACTCATTCCAATATTTCATTCGCCTCCACTTTGCCGATATCGTGAGCAAGGCTGTGAACGAGCTCTACTTTAACGTGTACCTGAACGGGAAGCCCGCCATCACCGGACTCGATCTGTCGACAGTGGCTGGCGGCCTGACCGCAGCCTATTTCGCGGACTTCGTGTTGAACTCAAGTATGGTTACAGAAATGGATCCATTGACAGTCCAAGTAGGGCCGATGGGCCAAAACGTGGGCACCAAAAATGCCCTTCTCAACGGCATTGAGGTGTTCAAGATGAACAATTCCGTAGGCAGTTTGGATGGAGAGTTTGGCGTCAACGGTGAAAGGCTCAGTGGCGGCGTCAACGGAACGGTTGCTGCAGTGGGGTTCGCAATGATGTTCGGAGCGTTCATCGGATTAGGCGCAATGGCGGTGAAGTGGAAGAAGAGACCTCGGGATTGGCAAGAGAAGAATAGCTTTTCTTCTTGGCTGTTGCCCATTCACGCGGGAGATGCGAGCTTTTTGTCGGGCAGCAAGACTTCTTTAGGCTCGAGAAAAAGCCAGGTTTTCTCTTCCAACATGGGTCTAGGCCGATATTTCTCTTTTGCCGAGCTGCAGGAGGCGACCAACAACTGGGAATCCACTGGCATCATCGGAGTTGGTGGCTTCGGAAACGTGTATCTCGGAACCATCGACGACGGGGTGAAAGTGGCGGTGAAGCGGGGCAATCCGCAGTCGGAGCAGGGGATCAACGAGTTCCAGACAGAGATCCAGATTTTGTCGAAGCTCAGGCATCGCCATCTCGTCTCGTTGATTGGCTACTGTGATGAGAACGCTGAGATGATCCTGGTGTACGAATTCATGGCAAACGGACCTCTCAGAGACCATCTCTATGGCAAGGATCTTCCCACATTATCATGGAAACAGAGGCTCGAGGCATGCATCGGCGCTGCCCGTGGTCTGCATTATCTCCACACAGGCGCATCTCAGGGCATCATTCATCGCGACGTCAAGACCACAAACATTCTCCTGGATGAGAACCTCGTGGCCAAGATGGCCGACTTTGGCCTCTCCAAGGACGCTCCGGGAGCCGAGCAAACTCACGTCAGCACGGCCGTCAAGGGCAGCTTCGGCTACCTCGACCCTGAGTACTTCAGGAAACAACAACTTACAGATAAATCGGACGTATACTCCTTTGGGGTCGTGCTATTTGAGGCGCTATGCGCCCGGCCAGCCATCAACCCTGCATTGCCCAGGGAGCAGGTGAACCTGGCTGAATGGGCAATGCAGTGGAAGAGGAAGGGCCTCCTCGAAAAGATCATAGATCCAACATTGGTGGACCACATCAGCCCCGAGTCTATGGCCAAATTCGCCGAGGCTGCTGAGAAATGCTTGGCGGAGTACGGAGTGGACAGGCCCACCATGGGCGATGTGCTATGGAATTTGGAGTATTCGCTTCAGATGCAGGAGTCTTGGTTGCAGGAACATGGAGACGTGGCAGCAACCCCATCTTCGCCTCACGTTGTTGTCTCTACACAAGAGGAAGACGCGCCTGCTTGTGCGGTGGTGCCTGAGCCTGCGCCACTAACTGCAGCAGATATTATTCCGCCGTCAACAATTGAGGAGGGTAGAGCTCCTGGTGAAGAAGCTCAAGCCATCGAAGAGCACTCGGGAACTGCCATGTTCGCGCAATTTGCAGCTCTTAACGGCCGCTAG
- the LOC125212174 gene encoding 28 kDa ribonucleoprotein, chloroplastic-like isoform X2, which produces MGKNKSKKGEGGGENQQSPSTIFVANLPFSLTNAQLEEAFSEVGLIRRCFMVMKKRSTEHREFGYVQFAVVEDANRAVELKNGSTLGGRKIVAKLATHRAPLEQRRAKGNQGLAELL; this is translated from the exons ATGGGAAAAAACAAGAGTAAGAAAGGCGAAGGCGGAGGCGAAAATCAGCAATCCCCTTCAACCATTTTCGTTGCTAATTTGCCGTTTTCATTAACTAACGCTCAG TTGGAAGAAGCGTTCAGTGAAGTTGGACTAATACGACGGTGCTTTATGGTTATGAAGAAGA GGTCAACTGAACACCGAGAATTTGGCTATGTTCAATT TGCTGTTGTTGAAGATGCTAATCGTGCTGTTGAGCTGAAAAATGGTTCAACTCTTGGTGGTCGAAAGATCGTGGCTAAACTAGCTACACATCGTGCTCCACTTGAGCAACGTCGAGCTAAAGGGAATCAAGGTCTT GCAGAGCTCCTGTAG
- the LOC125212174 gene encoding 28 kDa ribonucleoprotein, chloroplastic-like isoform X1: protein MGKNKSKKGEGGGENQQSPSTIFVANLPFSLTNAQLEEAFSEVGLIRRCFMVMKKRSTEHREFGYVQFAVVEDANRAVELKNGSTLGGRKIVAKLATHRAPLEQRRAKGNQGLVSMLLNNMLLYVKFYVDVLVICLLPVT, encoded by the exons ATGGGAAAAAACAAGAGTAAGAAAGGCGAAGGCGGAGGCGAAAATCAGCAATCCCCTTCAACCATTTTCGTTGCTAATTTGCCGTTTTCATTAACTAACGCTCAG TTGGAAGAAGCGTTCAGTGAAGTTGGACTAATACGACGGTGCTTTATGGTTATGAAGAAGA GGTCAACTGAACACCGAGAATTTGGCTATGTTCAATT TGCTGTTGTTGAAGATGCTAATCGTGCTGTTGAGCTGAAAAATGGTTCAACTCTTGGTGGTCGAAAGATCGTGGCTAAACTAGCTACACATCGTGCTCCACTTGAGCAACGTCGAGCTAAAGGGAATCAAGGTCTTGTGAGTATGTTATTGAACAACATGCTcttatatgtaaaattttacGTTGATGTGTTAGTTATTTGTCTTCTCCCTGTCACGTGA
- the LOC125212172 gene encoding RNA-binding protein 28-like isoform X1, protein MGKNKSKKGEGGGENQQSPSTIFVANLPFSLTNAQLEEAFSDVGLIRRCFMIMKKGSTEHRGFGYVQFAVVEDANRAVELKNGSTLGGRKIVAKLATHRAPLEQRRAKGNQGLVSMLLNNMLLYVKFYVDVLVICLLPVT, encoded by the exons ATGGGAAAAAACAAGAGTAAGAAAGGCGAAGGCGGAGGCGAAAATCAGCAATCCCCTTCAACCATTTTCGTTGCTAATTTGCCATTTTCATTAACTAACGCTCAG TTGGAAGAAGCGTTCAGTGATGTCGGACTAATACGACGGTGCTTTATGATTATGAAGAAGG GGTCAACTGAACACCGAGGATTTGGCTATGTTCAATT TGCTGTTGTTGAAGATGCTAATCGTGCTGTTGAGCTGAAAAATGGTTCAACTCTTGGTGGTCGAAAGATCGTGGCTAAACTAGCTACACATCGTGCTCCACTTGAGCAACGTCGAGCTAAAGGGAATCAAGGTCTTGTGAGTATGTTATTGAACAACATGCTcttatatgtaaaattttacGTTGATGTGTTAGTTATTTGTCTTCTCCCTGTCACGTGA
- the LOC125212172 gene encoding 28 kDa ribonucleoprotein, chloroplastic-like isoform X2, with product MGKNKSKKGEGGGENQQSPSTIFVANLPFSLTNAQLEEAFSDVGLIRRCFMIMKKGSTEHRGFGYVQFAVVEDANRAVELKNGSTLGGRKIVAKLATHRAPLEQRRAKGNQGLAELL from the exons ATGGGAAAAAACAAGAGTAAGAAAGGCGAAGGCGGAGGCGAAAATCAGCAATCCCCTTCAACCATTTTCGTTGCTAATTTGCCATTTTCATTAACTAACGCTCAG TTGGAAGAAGCGTTCAGTGATGTCGGACTAATACGACGGTGCTTTATGATTATGAAGAAGG GGTCAACTGAACACCGAGGATTTGGCTATGTTCAATT TGCTGTTGTTGAAGATGCTAATCGTGCTGTTGAGCTGAAAAATGGTTCAACTCTTGGTGGTCGAAAGATCGTGGCTAAACTAGCTACACATCGTGCTCCACTTGAGCAACGTCGAGCTAAAGGGAATCAAGGTCTT GCAGAGCTCCTGTAG